GAACGATGAGGAGAGAATTAATAGGGATCGATCATCTGTGGGAGTGTTCTCATTAATGTAACTCCTCTTTTGTGCCTCGGTCTCCCATTGGGAAAGTATTAGGTGCCTCTGGTtgttgtggttgttgttgtatcatTTTCGTCCTGTATTCCACATCTTCTCAATAAAATTTCCTTTTGTTAtctatcaccaaaaaaaaaaagtgttatgGAATGAGTAGGTTTGTGTTAAAAGACATTATGTTACAATTCAAATAATATAATGAAAGATTAGCACTTTCAGGTCCCATTGCCTTTAAAGTTTCTTACTGTGGATGTGTGTTAATATACATTATTGTAGCCCTTACTAAACAGCTCGAGCTTATGGGATACGCAGTTGTGATATGGTATCAAAGGCAGGAGGTCGGGTGTTCGATCCCTGGTAGCGCTAGGGATACGTATTATGTATTGTTGTGCAGCTTGTTGTGCTCCTTGGTGCTACATGATGGCGCCATCACTTGATGGTGTCACACAGAGCCATGTGTGTATGAGCTTGTgcgtggggggggggaggttgttGATGTGTGTTGATATGCATTGTTGGTCTTTacttaacagctcgagcttttgggataagctgTTGTGACACTTTTGTGGAaaggaatttaattttttaattagcTGTCTGATAGTTTAACGATATTGTTTTGCATAACATGGCTGAATATGAGCTGATGAGGGAAAATATAGGCTTCCATCACATTCTAAGACTTAATCCAGTAGCTGATATGTTAGCAGGGAAATTCTGATTAATTTTTAAACGTTGGAAACACGTGCCCTATGTAGAACAttatcttcttgccccccttttttttttaatatattccaCTATTTACTATTGAAGAGAGATTTCTAATTTTAGTGAACATGCGCATTCCTTGGGAGGTAGCTACTGAATtatatttgagttttttttccctcctattTGTACTGTTCCAGGTCATGGAGCTGGAGCTGAAGAAGTTGTTCGACACTGTATCATCCATTCATGAAGAAATGTTTTATCTCCGTGAAAGGTAAGCTAGTAGGTCAAGTTTCCATTAACcaaagcttctctctctctctctctgtggattgttagatatccAAGGAAAATGATGATTGTTCGCTAGTGTTCTGGGACATGGCTGGTGCCCCGAGCTGGACACTGTTTGGATTGGATACTAGCCATGCTTCCCAGAATGCGCACATGGTTTTAGTTCTTCCGTCTATCTAATGCCTTTTGTTTCTTAACCAtttagtctttttctttttcctttctttttgtggCTGTCTCAGGGAGGAAGAAATGCAGGAACTTAATATAAAAACCAATTCCAGAATGGCCTGGTTGAGCTTTCTTTCATTGTTAGTATGCTTGTCAGTGGCAGGCTTGCAGCTATGGCATTTGAAGACGTTTTTTGAGAGGAAGAAGCTCCTGTAGTTCTTTCTTAGAATATTTCTTTTGCTTCTGTAATTTTCCCCCAACAATAATGTATTTAAGAGAAATTACATGAACAGGCCAGAGAAAATAGACACTTAACTTATTAATGTAGTTTATCACTTCGATTCTGTTTTCTACAGCAACCTTTACCCACTGTTGGTCTATTAACTTTAGTACTCTGTTTTGCTGTTGTAATCCTACCATGAGATATCTGGTGTGTAGCCAAAAGCCTTAATGTTCTTGTTCATaccctcaatggtggcatataTATCCCTTCTTAAAGGATGACTCTTATCAGCGGCCACAAACTCATGAACTGTACTTCCCACTTCGATTGAGCTGCTACCTGGAGGTCGCCGTTGCATCATCTGATCTCTTACAGTTAACTTATTGTTCCACATACCTGCAGCAGCATAGGTGTTAGACATGGTAACATCATCACCAGCGTGGTTAGGCTCTAACTCACGCAGCCGGTGATGGATATTTGCTGCAAGTTCAATGTTCCCATGGAGGCTACTAGCACTGAGCAAGGTACGCCACACCACTACACTTGCCTGAATTGGCATGTTCATGATAAAGCCATAGGCCTCTTCCAGAAGCCCAGCTCGGCACAAGAGATCAACAATGCAGCCATGGTGAGAAATCTGAGGGGTCAAACCATAATTTTCCTTCATGCTTTTCAAATATTGCCTCCCTTCTTCCACAAGCCCTGCGTGGCTACAAGCCATTAAGACTCCAATGAATGTAACTTGGTTGGGTAGCACTAAATTACTTCTCTGATCACTATTGTTCCTGTTTCTATTCCTGCACCTGTtactttcttccattttctcaaaaagTTGCAGAGCTTCTTCTGTTTGCCCATGCAGAGCGTGGCCGACAATCATTGATGTCCAAGTAGCGACATCCTTCTGCTTCACCCTATCAAACAATCTCCTGGCTTTTCTTATGTCCCCACATTTTGCATACATGTTTATGAGAGCATTATTAAGGCATAGATCTGCTTCAACCCCTTGATAACGACAGACATAGGCATGGATCCATTCTCCCATGTCCAGCGCTCCAAGATCTGCACATGCAGAGAGAGCAACAGTGACAGTCACCTGATCTGGCTCCACATTATCCACTTGCATTTGTCTGAAGATCTTGAGAGCCTTATTAGGCTTCCCGTTGTTGACATAAGCTGAAATCAAGGCAGTCCAGCAGACAACATTTTTGGAGGGGATTTCATCGAACAGGCGATGTGCATCATCAAGGTTTCCCATTGCCGAATACATATTCAGTAGAGTTGTTTGAAGGAAAATGACTGATTCAAAGCCCAGGTTTATGATCATAGCGTGAACTTGTTTGCCTTCTCCGACATGGGACTTCAGAGTGCATGCCTTGAGGATGAGGAGGAGGGAGAAGCTGTCGATGCAAGAAGTGCCTTTTCTCCATAGGCTTCGAAAGAGTAAGAGGGCCTTAATGGTGGAGCTGGTCTTGACGTAGCCCTTAAGAATGGTGTTTGATTTTTGTGGTTTGAGGTGGCTATGGAGTTGAGCTTCCTGTTGGATGGTAGAATATAACTTGGTCAAGGTTGTCAAGGGCGAAGGATACCTACTCAGGAATCTCATGATATGGGTGACTCGAAGGGAGAGGCAAAAAGAACGGGTAGAGGAGGGTAATGGTGACGTTGAACATATTAGTATAAAGTCAATTGGGGAATTTATGTGGAAATTTGGGTTGTAAAGAGGCTATCTTCACCCCACCTGCATGCGATCCCTCAGATGGCTCTTTTGCTAATAGTAGGACAGAATTTAGCAATAATTTCAATGGGTCTCAGTTTCTGTGAGAAGTGACAACCCTTTTCGCGTGGATTACAACCTGGTGGTGATACGTTCATGAATCATCATAACGAAGTGTAGGAATCTCCCTTCAACTCCAATGACCCAAAAGACCATCTCCAAGTGAGAGTGATCGAACCCCCAAAATCCATTTCAAGACTGTTCGTCTGCCTCTTCTAAAATTTTAACAGCAGATTTATGGTGTCCATTCCATAGCAGCGGGCAACATCATTGCACAGAGCATACGCTTGGCTCGGGACCGCCCATTTATAATGATTGTATAACTCAGACTATCAAGCATCGGGTTGCAAGCTCTCATGTCCTTAAAATACTTACTGGCCAATCTGACCTATAGAGCTAAGCAACAGTACCTGTTTTCCTTGTTGCAGCGCTGCAAAAGAAGCAAGGAGCTCACCCAGATTCATGCCCAGATAGTGGTTAATGGCTTCTCTCAGAAAAATTACATTCTTGCCAAGCTTTTGTCCTTCTGCGTCACCTCTGGGAGCCTCGTACGTGCCCAACTGGCTTTTGACCAGATCATGGATCCGAGCACCATTCTATGGAATCAGATGATCAGAGGGTACGCTTTGAGCGAAACACCAAAGAAATCCTTCCAGTTATACAATCAAATGGGAGCTACTGAAGCCAAACCTGATGGTTTCACCTTCTTGTTCCTTCTTAGTGCTTGTCTAAGACCGTCCTACTTGAAAGAAGGGGAACAACTACATGGGAGAATTATGTCCAATGGACTCTGCTCAAATGTTTTTGTGCAGACAAATCTAATCAACATGTATGTTACTGCAGGAGGGGTTGCTGGTGTTCTCAAGGCACGTAAGGTGTTCGATGAGATGACTCAACGGAGTGCAAGGACATGGAATTCCATGCTTTCTGGCTATTTTAGATGTGGAGACGTTAAGACTGCAGGGGAAATATTTGATAGCATGCCAGAGAGGAATACCGTATCATGGACAACCATGATTGCAGGCTATGCCAAGACCGGGAAATGCAAGCAGGCACTGGCATTGTTCTATCAGATGAGGAAAGCTCATGTGGAAGTGGACCAGGTAGTTTTATTAGCAGTATTATCAGCTTGTGCTGAACTAGGAGACTTGAGAACAGGAAGATGGATACACTCCTATCTTGACAAGGCTTCATGCATTCAAAAACCACATTATGTGCCTCTAAAGAATGCACTCATTCATATGTATGCAAGTTGTGGAGTTATTGAAGAAGCTTACAGGATGTTCAAAGAGATGTCACACAGAAGCACCATCTCTTGGACAACCATGATCACAGGTTTCGCAAAGCACGGCTTTGGAGTGGAGGCTCTGGCTGTCTTCCGGTGGATGCAAAGTgtggaaggagaaggaaatagACCTGATGAGATAACCTTCATTGGGGTGCTGTGTGCCTGCAGCCACACGGGATGGGTTGACGAGGGTCTCACTTATTTCAAGTGCATGACTACCACTTACAACCTTGAGCCAAGGATTGAGCACTACGGGTGCCTGGTTGATCTGCTGAGTCGTGCAGGTCAATTGGATGAAGCGCAGAAGCTTATTGAGACTGTGCCGATGAAACCAAATACTGCTATATGGGGCGCTCTCCTTGGTGGTTGCAGGATTTACAAGAATGTGGAGCTTGCAGCCAATATTGATAACCAGTTGGTTTTAGAGGTTGAGCCAGACCAAGCTTCTGGATTTCTAGTGCTCTTGTCGAACGTGTATGCCGCAGCCAAAAGATGGGATGATGTTGTTACGGTTAGACAGAGGATGGTTGCAATGGGTCTGAGGAAGCCTTCAGGTCGCAGTTGGATCCAAGTGGACGGAGTCATCCATGAATTTGTTGCAGGTGATCAGAGCCACAGGCATGCGACTGCTATCTACAAGATGGTTGAAGAGATCACAAGGCTGGCCCAATTGGAAGGCCACGTACCATGCACATCAGAAGTCTGTTGGATGTAGAAGACtaggggagggtgagcagtttCTCTACATTCACAGTGAGAAATTGGAGATGGCTTTTGGGTTGGTCAGCATCCCAGACATAGGGACATCAATTCTAATTGTAAAAAATCACAGGGTCTATTCAGACTTCAGGCTGCCATTCCATCACTAAATTTGTTTCAATGATTTTTGACAGAAATATCATTATAAAAGATCACACTCGATTCCACTAATTTCAATGCTATATTATAGGGGATCACAGAAATATCCACTCCAATTCCCTCAAAAGTGCAGTGAGGTGCGGTTTGGGGAAGAGAGCTCAACAAGTTGAAGATGTTAAATCCAACAGTGCCGAGCtcgagaagggaaaaaaaaaaactgggtcaatagagcttggcaccgttggatttagtatcttccacatgtcgagctctctGCACCGttgaattggagaggatttcaATCCGAGGAGCTTGTTCCTGTAACAAATATTggcctgtgtgtgtgtgtgtgcatggtATAATCATCACGCAAATGCACAAGAATtcatttgaaagaaacaatccacaaagtttgggattttattcAAATGACACATTTACCAGTCTAGCAAACAAGTCAAATAAAGTCTCAAGAGAACTCAAACACACGCAGGGTCCCCAATCTTTATTTAGTAAACTGATACGGAGTGGGCATAAACCCTACTTTGACCGGGGGCCTATTGGGATATTTAGGTGCTCTTTTCATTCATCATCATAGTCCttgcggtggtggtggtggtggtgcttcTGATAGCGGTGCTTCTtcttttcatcatcatcatcgtcagaATCATCATCTCCCTGAAAATTGTAATAGTATATAATTAGAATGGAGCACACCTCAACAAAACAATGAACCAACTTTTGCTATTTCTCAATAACATCAGTTACAACTTTATTTCAAGGTATTCAAAGTATGTTTTATTTCGCTAACAATTTACATTCAAACTCAAACGTCTGTGTAGGCACATTTGTGAGAATTTGCTTTTTTGGATGATTCAGAAGCTTAACATAACATTGCAAAACCATAAACCAGGATTGCATactttaaaatcaatttaattagAGAAGTCTAAAACCCTTCATTATCAATACTAGCAAACTCTGGGTCCTTGAGATTTGTTCCAATTTAGTTGCATGCTTTGTATGGGGTATCCAACATTTACGAGATGAGAACAGAAACCCAACAAAAAATTTAGTAAAAAACGAATAGCAAGGATTCTCGAATGTCATCCACATGAAATAGATTTTAAGCAGAGAATGATTAGCATTCTCGAATGCCATCCACATGAAATAGATTTTAAGCAGAGAATGATTAGCATAGTTTCATGGCATGAAACCATGTACAACTCAAGTTTGAAGAGTTGTAAAATGATTCTAACTCCACCAAAATCCTGAGGCATGATAGGGAAATTTCTTCATTTAAACCTAAGATCCACCTAAAACAGGAGCATTGTTCACAACACATGGTCACTGGCACCAGAAAATTAAACAAGACTCTGTACCAGGCTGACGCAGCCTCTCACACTATAGGCCCCCAGCTTTTGAAAAAGGGAATTCGATTTAAAACTACTAAAGGAGCAGTAACATGCTAGAATTTCAGATAAAGTAACAAGGAAGGTAGCTAGTTAACGTGACAAGATTCAGAAGTGATATATTCTTCCCTCCATCCACAAGGTTTCGACACAAACCAGAATCGAATTTTTTTCCAACAGGAAAATTGGGAAGCAAAGCCATTACGCCAAGTTTACTGAAAAAACAGACTTAGTGGGTACAACGGATCAAAACCCCAATTCGATTCAAAGCAGAAAGCAGCAACCAAATCACCCAATCAAATCATCAAATGGGTGAAAATCCATTTACTATTAGAAATCAAAAGATAATCCCACCATCTCATTATTTAAAATAGCGATAACTAAGAACAGAAACTACTATCGCTGACTAACTATTCATCTGATATAGAGATCGCAACAAGATTCAAAGATCAACTCACAGATTTCTTGCGACCATAGCTTTCTTCTCCATAACTGCTCTCCTGGAACTTCTGAGGCTTGTCTTCGTCATTGAAGCTAGATCTCCCATAAGCTGGCTTTGGATACTCCTCCTCCGGCTGCCCATAGCTGGGCCTCTCATAAGAGGGCTTCGGGTAACCCTCTTCCTCCGACTGCCCATAGCTGGGCCTCCCATAAGAGGGCTTCGGGTAACCCTCTTCCTCCGACTCCCCATAGCTGGTCTTTCCATAAGCCGGCTTCGGGTACTCCTCCTCCTGCTGCCCATAGCTGGGTCTTCCATAAGAGGGCTTGGGATACGATTCTTCCTCCTGCTGTTCATAGCTGGGTTTCCTATAAGGTCTCCGAGGTGGCTCCTCCTCGTAACTAGGCTTCTCATCTTCGTTCCTACCATAGCTTGGCCTCTCATATTCCGGTTTCTCATACTCAGTCCTCCCATAACTGGGCTTCTCGGTCCTCCCATAACCATACCCTCCACCGCTTCCTTCTTCGTCTTCCGATCGGCTGGGCGGAGGATAAGCCCCACCTTCCTGCTCCCCACCATAGCCAGGCCTGGCCGGCCGGCCACCATATCCAGACCCGTACTCCGACACAGGCTCTTCCGGTTCAGGCCTTCGACCATACCCAACCTCGCTCTCACCACCATAACCGGGCTGGGATCCATAGTTTGGCTGTGGCTTCGGCCTTCCTCCATAGCCGTACTCATCGCTGCCGCCGTATTCTACAGGTGGTTCTTCACCATGAGGGTGGAAGCTGGGAGCGGCCTGAGGCCTCGGCTTGGGGCGAGAGTAGCGGCTAAACTCGGCCTGCTGAGCCTCCTCAGTGTAAGCGGAGGGTTCAGCAGAGGAGGTGTACTGGGACCTGCCATAATCGAAATCGGAAGTCGAGGAGGAGATCGGGTAGCAGGTCTCATCGGTAGGTTGAAGGGGGCGACCGAAGGTGAGAGCGAGATCATATCCTCCGCCGTAAGGGGTGGGATCGTACTCGTCGAAGTCATCCACATCTTCGCCTCTCGATCCGTATGCCATAGCTTCtttacctttcttttttttttttcagatctgATCGAACTCTGCAAAATCTCTAGATCTGCTAAAATAAAAGTAAGGTCTCGAAGGGGATTTTATGGAGCGTTTCCGTGTCTCTGGAATttggggagagaaagaaagaagaaggccCTTAGATCTGTAAAGAATAACAAAACTACCCCTCAGTGgcccttcctttccctcatgGCCACTCTTACTTTGAGAGGGCTAAAGGCGAAACCGTCTGGAGCCTGAACCGAATCAgatcttttgtttttgggtttatttactTTGGGAAGtaattttccttctttattcCACTactaataataaaggaaaatggAGTCCATTGGGGTAAAATTAGGATCAGGTTTTGTCATTTGCATCTCATTATCACTCTCACAATCATCGTCGTTGTCATCATCACCGACTATTTTACTATCAATGGATATAAAGATGACAAGTTGCCCAATAGATTTTAGCCAAactttaatatttttgtttttaattattttctttccaAAGAGAGAGTTACCATGCCGACATTTTCTATTGGTGGAAATGATTTGGTCAATGGTAGGTGTGTGTATGAATATCTTGtaaattttttaaatgatttcttttttgaGAGGATTATCATTATGCATCATATATCATAGTTAGTTGTATGACtattctataaaattttcttttaaattttaaagggATTACGTCAATCACATCAaattttggaggcatttcttcatttcatccatcctattacATGATCACCCCATTG
The nucleotide sequence above comes from Telopea speciosissima isolate NSW1024214 ecotype Mountain lineage chromosome 3, Tspe_v1, whole genome shotgun sequence. Encoded proteins:
- the LOC122656263 gene encoding putative pentatricopeptide repeat-containing protein At1g74400 produces the protein MRFLSRYPSPLTTLTKLYSTIQQEAQLHSHLKPQKSNTILKGYVKTSSTIKALLLFRSLWRKGTSCIDSFSLLLILKACTLKSHVGEGKQVHAMIINLGFESVIFLQTTLLNMYSAMGNLDDAHRLFDEIPSKNVVCWTALISAYVNNGKPNKALKIFRQMQVDNVEPDQVTVTVALSACADLGALDMGEWIHAYVCRYQGVEADLCLNNALINMYAKCGDIRKARRLFDRVKQKDVATWTSMIVGHALHGQTEEALQLFEKMEESNRCRNRNRNNSDQRSNLVLPNQVTFIGVLMACSHAGLVEEGRQYLKSMKENYGLTPQISHHGCIVDLLCRAGLLEEAYGFIMNMPIQASVVVWRTLLSASSLHGNIELAANIHHRLRELEPNHAGDDVTMSNTYAAAGMWNNKLTVRDQMMQRRPPGSSSIEVGSTVHEFVAADKSHPLRRDIYATIEGMNKNIKAFGYTPDISW
- the LOC122654856 gene encoding pentatricopeptide repeat-containing protein At5g66520-like, translated to MSLKYLLANLTYRAKQQYLFSLLQRCKRSKELTQIHAQIVVNGFSQKNYILAKLLSFCVTSGSLVRAQLAFDQIMDPSTILWNQMIRGYALSETPKKSFQLYNQMGATEAKPDGFTFLFLLSACLRPSYLKEGEQLHGRIMSNGLCSNVFVQTNLINMYVTAGGVAGVLKARKVFDEMTQRSARTWNSMLSGYFRCGDVKTAGEIFDSMPERNTVSWTTMIAGYAKTGKCKQALALFYQMRKAHVEVDQVVLLAVLSACAELGDLRTGRWIHSYLDKASCIQKPHYVPLKNALIHMYASCGVIEEAYRMFKEMSHRSTISWTTMITGFAKHGFGVEALAVFRWMQSVEGEGNRPDEITFIGVLCACSHTGWVDEGLTYFKCMTTTYNLEPRIEHYGCLVDLLSRAGQLDEAQKLIETVPMKPNTAIWGALLGGCRIYKNVELAANIDNQLVLEVEPDQASGFLVLLSNVYAAAKRWDDVVTVRQRMVAMGLRKPSGRSWIQVDGVIHEFVAGDQSHRHATAIYKMVEEITRLAQLEGHVPCTSEVCWM
- the LOC122653988 gene encoding uncharacterized protein At5g39570 isoform X1 is translated as MAYGSRGEDVDDFDEYDPTPYGGGYDLALTFGRPLQPTDETCYPISSSTSDFDYGRSQYTSSAEPSAYTEEAQQAEFSRYSRPKPRPQAAPSFHPHGEEPPVEYGGSDEYGYGGRPKPQPNYGSQPGYGGESEVGYGRRPEPEEPVSEYGSGYGGRPARPGYGGEQEGGAYPPPSRSEDEEGSGGGYGYGRTEKPSYGRTEYEKPEYERPSYEEEPPRRPYRKPSYEQQEEESYPKPSYGRPSYGQQEEEYPKPAYGKTSYGESEEEGYPKPSYGRPSYGQSEEEGYPKPSYERPSYGQPEEEYPKPAYGRSSFNDEDKPQKFQESSYGEESYGRKKSGDDDSDDDDDEKKKHRYQKHHHHHHRKDYDDE
- the LOC122653988 gene encoding uncharacterized protein At5g39570 isoform X2 is translated as MAYGSRGEDVDDFDEYDPTPYGGGYDLALTFGRPLQPTDETCYPISSSTSDFDYGRSQYTSSAEPSAYTEEAQQAEFSRYSRPKPRPQAAPSFHPHGEEPPVEYGGSDEYGYGGRPKPQPNYGSQPGYGGESEVGYGRRPEPEEPVSEYGSGYGGRPARPGYGGEQEGGAYPPPSRSEDEEGSGGGYGYGRTEKPSYGRTEYEKPEYERPSYEEEPPRRPYRKPSYEQQEEESYPKPSYGRPSYGQQEEEYPKPAYGKTSYGESEEEGYPKPSYGRPSYGQPEEEYPKPAYGRSSFNDEDKPQKFQESSYGEESYGRKKSGDDDSDDDDDEKKKHRYQKHHHHHHRKDYDDE